The bacterium sequence ATGGCGAGCTTTGCCGAAATCCTTGCAATCCGCTGCCGCCACACGCGCACGATCGCGCGCTGCCTGACTTTGCTGTGGGCCGGCTGGTGGGTGTTTTTTGGATTGAGCTCGAGCTTCAACGCCGGCGTGGCACCTGCAAGAGTGCTGCTGCACATTGCCCTGCCCGGCCTGATCTTTCTGCTCACCGCTGCCATTGCCTGGCGCTGGGAAAATTTCGGCGCCAAGCTGCTGCTGTGGGAAGGCTTGCTCGTGTTCGCCTGTTATCCCATCATCACCTGGGAGGCGAACACGCTCGCGACCATTCTCTTTGTGATGTTGACCATGGGTCTGCCGCCGTTGCTTGCCAGCATTTTGTTGCGCAGTAATTGGCAGCGCATGCGCATTTTGAATCTGCTCGGCCGGACCTCATGAACACAATGCCGTTTTCTCTCACGCGGCTGCGCAGTCCCGGCTGCTCGTGGGCCGGCGCGCGCGCAGCCTTTGCAGATGCCCACGCGAGCGCAAGACTGCCGGGAAAGCGGCATTGTGCATGAAGCAGCGCGACGACATGCGATTGATTCTCAAGTCTGCGAAACCTTCGACTTCTTTTCGCATACCTGCAAACCTTGCCGAACGTGCGCAGCGGAGCAAGTCCGGATGCCAGGGCGCACGCCTCTAAAATTCAAACACTTGCAGTGTGCCGGTGCAGCCCTCAAATGGGCTGGATTCAGGCATGTGGTTTGTCACGTCTAAACCTACTGCCATGAGAAGCTCTCTTGGAAATATTCGCCAACTCAGGAGGTTCGGCAATGAGAAAACTCGTGACGATTGCGGGCATATTGGTTCTGCTGTTGACTGCGGCTGCTTGGGCGCAACCGGGCCGGCGCGGCTCGGCGCGTGAGCGTTGGGACAGTGATGCGATCATTCTGCGCAAAGGAGAAATCACCGCGATCGCTCTGCCGCAGGCCACTTTCAAGAGCGAAGGCAAGGAATACAGCGTGCATCTCGGGCCGCAGTGGTTTTGGAAGCAAAACGATTATGAACTGAAAAAGGGTGAGGCCGAGCTACGCGGCGAGGTTGAGAAAGAGGATGACGGCCTGCATTTCTATCCCTACACCATTACCCAGGGCGCTGCCAGGATCGAATTGGCAGACGATGATGGCATTCCGAAATGGTCCGCCGCCGGCAGCGCGAGCCGCAGAAGCGGAATGACGGCGCCGCGCCGGCACCACGGACATCATGGTTGCCGCAATGGCAGGTGTTGTCAATGAAGGAGGTGCATGTGACCGCGAGTGAACCGCAATCAGCAGAAATCACCGAGCCAGGTCACACCGGCCGGCAACCGCGCCTCGTGGGCTTTTTGTGCATGAGCGGCGCCCAGGTTTTCAATGATCTTTCCCATCCCGCGCGGCGAAGACTGCCGGCTCATTTCACCGGCATACCGGTGGAATGCCTGCTGCAGGTGCATGCCCGCGAGATTTTCAAAGCGCTGCTCTACGGTGCCGACGGCATTCTGCTGGCGGCCTGTGCCAGCGAATTCTGCCGGCACACACGCGCGGAAGTCCGCCAGCACGTCGCCAACCTCTGGCGCGCCATGGAAAGCTACCGCATTGCACCGAGCCGCCTGCGCCTGGAGTGGATTTCCGCCAGGGAGGAGGAGAAGTTCTTCCGTGTGCTCGCCGAGATGCAGGAAAGCTTGCGGCGATTTCCGCCGCTGCCAGCAGTGAAAGAGCTGGGCCGGAATCTCACTTATTGCGGATGACATGATGTACAAGATTCTCCAGAAACAAACTTTGGCAGCCGGCATCCAACGCTTTGAAGTGCTGGCCCCGGAAATTGCCCGGCATCGTCAAGCCGGGCAATTCGTCATCCTGCGTGTGCACGAGGAGGGTGAGCGCATTCCCATCACCATCGCCAAGGCGGAGGCCGAGCGCGGCACTATTTCGTTGATCGTTCAGGAGGTGGGCCGGACTACGCGCCTGCTGGGACAGAAACAAGCCGGTGACTTTCTGCCGGATGTCTGCGGCCCGCTCGGTGAGCCGACGCAGATCGAAAATTTCGGACACTGTGTTTGCCTGGCCGGCGGTGTGGGCGTTGCAGAAATTTACCCGGTGGTGGCCGCGCTGCGCGCTGCCGGAAATCAAGTCACGGCCATTATCGGCGCGCGCACGCGCGCACTGCTCATTCTCGAAGAGGAGATGCGGCAGGCGGCGGATCATCTCATCGTCACCACCGATGATGGCAGCTACGGCGTGCACGGCCTGGTGACACGGCCGCTCGGGGAAATGCTGCAGCGCGGCGAGAACCTCGACCGCGTGTTTTGCATCGGCCCGGTGCCGATGATGCGCGCGGTGGCGGAATTGACCCGGCCACATGCCATTCCCACGATTGTGAGTTTGAATCCCATCATGGTCGATGGCACCGGCATGTGCGGCGGCTGCCGCGTCACCGTCGGCGGCAAGGTCAAGTTCGCCTGCGTCGACGGCCCGGATTTCGACGCGCATCAAGTCGATTTCGACGAGCTGGTGCGGCGGCAGGGCATGTATCGCGAAGAAGAGCGAGTACTGTTGAAGCGATTCGACGAAGGCAGGTTTTGAAGGAAAACGGCCATGAGCCTTTCGAGATTCTTAGGAATTCTTTGTTTGCTTGCCTGCACCGAGCCGTATCCGGCAGTGTTGTTTGCGCAACGAGGCGATTGCAGTGGTTTGAATATGGTTCGCCTCGGTGAAATTCCTGGCCTGGGCTTTATTCGCGGCTTTGCGGATTTGAATCACAACGGCCTTGTGGATATTGTGGGTTCCGGTCCGCCTCTAGGGAATCCCAATGGGGGCTACCGCCTCAAGATATTTGAATACACTGGTGACAACAGATATGCAAGGCAAGTATACGAAGGCAGAACGGTTTTAGGTGGCTTTGATCATCCCGAGTGGATCGGAGATAGTGATGGGGACGGCCTTGTGGAACTTGCCATATCCCACCAAGACGACAGGCAAAACCTGTTTGTTTACGAAAGCCTGGACTCCTTATCTTATCCTATTCCTGATTCTATCAATCTTAAATGGCAGTTGCGTATGTGGGATTTTGGATTCTTGGTCAGACAGACAGTTTATGACGAGGATCTTGACAATGACGGGCTGCGTGAATTTGTTTTTGGCTTTGCCGATTCTGTTCTTCAGGAGGCAGCAATCTTTATCTGGGAGTGGGATGGTCGTAGCGGCTACAAAGAAGTCGGACGCCTCATTGTTGGCGAAAACTATGGTGATAAGATCTTTGGTGATTTTGACATGGACGGTTTTAAAGAGATTATAGTCGGAGATACACGCGGAGTTGTTCACGGTTTTGAGACTGCTGACAACGATTCTTTTTATCAACACTGGACGGGAAAGGCCTTTGTCCAGAACGCCATGAGAGGTGTAGCCATTAATGATGCTGATCAAGATGGCAAACCGGAATTTGTCATAGGTGCTGCAAGTTTTGAGCACGGTTATAAACTTTATACAATGTTTGAAACCATTGGTAATAATCAGTATGAGATTGTTTGGCAAGATACTCTCTGCGAGTTTCCATTAGGGTTTGGTAAAATGGTGGCTGGAGATGTGGATGATGATGGTGTTGATGAATTTGTTATCGCTAGTGAGTCAAACTTGCGCGTTTACAATGCTGTTGCAGACAACAACTTTCAATGTGTTTTCATTATGGATTATGGGGGGTCGGATTTAGATACGTATGACGCGAACAATAATGGTTATAGTGAGATCTTATACGGCACCCATCCTCATCAGCTTTTAGAGTACGTTCCTGTGACGGCTGTAGGGGGTGAATCAGTTTACTCGTTCACAACCTTCTTCGAATTATATCGAAATTACCCCAACCCTTTCAATAGCTCTACCACGATTGCATTTTGCTTACGTTTTTCAGCACGAGTGCAGCTCACGATATATGACATTTTTGGCCGAGAAGTTGAAACTCTGGTAAATGAATTAAAGCCCCCCGGCTACCATATCGTCAAATGGTCAGCTATCACGGACAATGAGAAGGGGATTGCAAGTGGGATTTATTTTTACTCATTATCCGTGGATAAAAGCACAAGAACAGCAAAAATGATCTTGTTGAGGTAGATCGGATCATTAAAACTCAAGGAGGCAAGTATGAAGCGGACAATCAAAACAACGCGGGCAGCGATCATCATTTGTGTGATGATTTCGTCGGCGGTTTCTGCTCAATCAACTGGCTCGTGGCAACCAGAGTTTCGAGTAACCAACAATAGCGCCACACAGCAAAACCGCCTGGCGGGGCAAGCGCGCTCAGTCATGGTAGACCCTTTCAATACCATCTATGTCGTCTGGCGTGACAACCGTAATGGCGGAAACGACTGGGACATTTACATGAGGCGTAACAAAAACGGCTGGCAGGCAGAGCAGCAGGTTACACTTGGCCCACATAGCTTTACAGCTGTTAACCCAACCCTAATGTTTCGCCTCGCCAAGCTCCCCACTTGGAGAAATCAGGTTTGGATCGCATGGTTGGACAATAAAGACGGAGGTTATGAAGTCTATTACTCGGTTTGGGATGTTGATCAAAATCTTTTTCTTGAGCAAGAGACTCCTCTCAGCGTTTTGGGTGGCTACCGGGTGCCGTGGGACAATGACATAAAATCAGCGCCCAGCCTCATAAGCAGCAGCGCCGGCGACACCGTCTTTGCTTTCTATGCTTACGATCTCGCCCCAAACGATGATCAAATCTTCTATCGGCGTTTTAAGAGTACCAGTTGGGCCAGTGAAGCAGAAGTACCAGTAGGCAGTAGTTCTTTGGAACTGCATCCTTTTGTCGTGGCCTCAGCCGGCGGTGAGCTGCACTTGCTTATGAACAAAGCCCAGGGGGATGGCATTTACTATGTCAAACGAAACGCGGGCAATGCTTGGCAAAACCTTTTTAAGGTGATTCAATTAGATGAAAATGGAGGAACCTCTGTAGCAAGGAGCGGACATGGTTGGTCGCAGCTCGATGTCGACGGTAATCTTCATGTGGTCGGCACTCGCTCAAGAGAGCATGATCAATACGGTTGGATTCAATACAGGTTTTTGAATGTCCAGCAGCAGCAATGGAATGCTGTCGAAGATGTCGAGCCCGATCAGCTAGACTTGGACACTTGGCCTTCTTTGGCGGTTGATCCGGAGAAAAACGTGCGTGTTTTTTGGTCCGAAGCGGCCAAAATACAATACCGCTTCAAAGTAGGTGGAAGCTGGGGCAGCATTAATGACTTGGTGGCGACCGCAAATAGCAATGTTGCTCCAGTCGTTACAGCAGATGTCGATGGCAATGTGCACGTTGTCTGGACTGATACTCGACACAGTAACGATGAAATCTACTACAGGAAATACGATCTGGCCCCCAAAGCTCCCAAGAATCTGGCTCAAACGGCCACCACGGGTCAGCATCCTCATCTCGTTTGGGATGCCAACACCGAGGTTGATTTACAGCAATATCGCGTTTTTCGCAATGATACGCAGATCGCCATCACAGTCAACACGTCGTACACTGATGAAAACTGGATCATCGGCCAAGGACTGACACTTACCTACAAAGTCAAAGCCGAAGATGCAATCGGGCAATTGTCGGCCTACTCAAATGCTGTGGCCGTTACAGGAACTGGCGGAAGCGAGAAACGGCTGGCAGATTCGAACAACCATGAGTCCGGCTTGGAACCATTTGCCCTTATTGGAAACTTCCCCAATCCTTTTAATGCGAGGACGGAGATCCATTATCGTCTTCCTCGAGAAGGTGATGTGTTTCTCGCAGTTCACAATCTCCAAGGCCAAC is a genomic window containing:
- a CDS encoding hydrogenase iron-sulfur subunit is translated as MTASEPQSAEITEPGHTGRQPRLVGFLCMSGAQVFNDLSHPARRRLPAHFTGIPVECLLQVHAREIFKALLYGADGILLAACASEFCRHTRAEVRQHVANLWRAMESYRIAPSRLRLEWISAREEEKFFRVLAEMQESLRRFPPLPAVKELGRNLTYCG
- a CDS encoding sulfide/dihydroorotate dehydrogenase-like FAD/NAD-binding protein, whose translation is MYKILQKQTLAAGIQRFEVLAPEIARHRQAGQFVILRVHEEGERIPITIAKAEAERGTISLIVQEVGRTTRLLGQKQAGDFLPDVCGPLGEPTQIENFGHCVCLAGGVGVAEIYPVVAALRAAGNQVTAIIGARTRALLILEEEMRQAADHLIVTTDDGSYGVHGLVTRPLGEMLQRGENLDRVFCIGPVPMMRAVAELTRPHAIPTIVSLNPIMVDGTGMCGGCRVTVGGKVKFACVDGPDFDAHQVDFDELVRRQGMYREEERVLLKRFDEGRF
- a CDS encoding T9SS type A sorting domain-containing protein, giving the protein MSLSRFLGILCLLACTEPYPAVLFAQRGDCSGLNMVRLGEIPGLGFIRGFADLNHNGLVDIVGSGPPLGNPNGGYRLKIFEYTGDNRYARQVYEGRTVLGGFDHPEWIGDSDGDGLVELAISHQDDRQNLFVYESLDSLSYPIPDSINLKWQLRMWDFGFLVRQTVYDEDLDNDGLREFVFGFADSVLQEAAIFIWEWDGRSGYKEVGRLIVGENYGDKIFGDFDMDGFKEIIVGDTRGVVHGFETADNDSFYQHWTGKAFVQNAMRGVAINDADQDGKPEFVIGAASFEHGYKLYTMFETIGNNQYEIVWQDTLCEFPLGFGKMVAGDVDDDGVDEFVIASESNLRVYNAVADNNFQCVFIMDYGGSDLDTYDANNNGYSEILYGTHPHQLLEYVPVTAVGGESVYSFTTFFELYRNYPNPFNSSTTIAFCLRFSARVQLTIYDIFGREVETLVNELKPPGYHIVKWSAITDNEKGIASGIYFYSLSVDKSTRTAKMILLR
- a CDS encoding T9SS type A sorting domain-containing protein → MKRTIKTTRAAIIICVMISSAVSAQSTGSWQPEFRVTNNSATQQNRLAGQARSVMVDPFNTIYVVWRDNRNGGNDWDIYMRRNKNGWQAEQQVTLGPHSFTAVNPTLMFRLAKLPTWRNQVWIAWLDNKDGGYEVYYSVWDVDQNLFLEQETPLSVLGGYRVPWDNDIKSAPSLISSSAGDTVFAFYAYDLAPNDDQIFYRRFKSTSWASEAEVPVGSSSLELHPFVVASAGGELHLLMNKAQGDGIYYVKRNAGNAWQNLFKVIQLDENGGTSVARSGHGWSQLDVDGNLHVVGTRSREHDQYGWIQYRFLNVQQQQWNAVEDVEPDQLDLDTWPSLAVDPEKNVRVFWSEAAKIQYRFKVGGSWGSINDLVATANSNVAPVVTADVDGNVHVVWTDTRHSNDEIYYRKYDLAPKAPKNLAQTATTGQHPHLVWDANTEVDLQQYRVFRNDTQIAITVNTSYTDENWIIGQGLTLTYKVKAEDAIGQLSAYSNAVAVTGTGGSEKRLADSNNHESGLEPFALIGNFPNPFNARTEIHYRLPREGDVFLAVHNLQGQQVAKLVEGHQRAGEYRVFWNALSAGSGFYFYSLRAGDHFEVKRMLVVK